In a single window of the Gadus chalcogrammus isolate NIFS_2021 chromosome 20, NIFS_Gcha_1.0, whole genome shotgun sequence genome:
- the LOC130373835 gene encoding carboxypeptidase O-like, with protein MPSSGLLVFLLVLHANLKFSLSLGVSEKLWNYNYTRYHPMDEISSWMDSVEEQNPKLVTSLVYGQTFEKRDIKLLKFGLPDPGGLEKKAVWVDCGIHAREWIAPAFCQWFVKEILQSYNESDVRLTKFLQKIDLYVTPVLNVDGYMFSWTNQSTRLWRKSRSLPPQGCSCHGVDLNRNFNANWGTVGVSTDCCSNTYCGVSPASEPEAKAVTDFVGTRVDQFLCYLTIHSSGQLILLPYGHPQITAPNYEELVSVGKAAASEMKKLYGMEYRVGTSPQILYANSGSSRDWARLLGIPFSYTFELRDKGEFGHLLPEDQIKPACEEAYVGVTSILSYVYDKNFNDKLPTAAATACVHATGLIVMTTLATLLVTLGSV; from the exons ATGCCTTCCTCTGGGCTGCTGGTGTTCCTGCTGGTGCTTCATGCCAACTTAAAGTTCAG TTTGTCGCTGGGAGTTTCAGAGAAGTTATGGAATTACAACTACACCAGATATCATCCTATGGATGAG ATCTCCAGTTGGATGGACAGTGTGGAGGAGCAGAACCCTAAGCTGGTGACCTCCCTCGTCTACGGCCAGACTTTCGAGAAGAGAGACATTAAGCTACTCAAG TTTGGTCTGCCGGATCCCGGGGGTCTGGAGAAGAAGGCGGTGTGGGTGGACTGTGGGATCCACGCCAGAGAGTGGATCGCTCCAGCCTTCTGCCAGTGGTTTGTCAAAGAG ATTTTACAGTCCTACAACGAAAGTGACGTGAGGCTGACCAAGTTTCTGCAGAAGATTGACCTCTATGTGACCCCTGTGCTCAATGTGGACGGATACATGTTCtcctggaccaatcagagc actcGTCTGTGGAGGAAGTCCAGGTCCCTCCCTCCTCAAGGATGTAGTTGCCACGGCGTCGACCTTAACcgaaatttcaatgcaaactggGGGA CGGTGGGTGTGTCAACTGACTGCTGTTCCAACACGTACTGCGGCGTGTCTCCAGCCTCTGAACCCGAGGCCAAGGCAGTGACGGACTTTGTTG GTACTCGGGTGGATCAGTTCTTGTGCTACCTGACCATCCACTCCTCTGGTCAGCTGATCCTCCTGCCTTATGGACACCCCCAGATAACAGCCCCCAACTACGAAGAgctg GTGTCAGTGGGCAAGGCAGCAGCCTCTGAGATGAAGAAGTTATACGGAATGGAGTACAGGGTTGGAACCTCTCCACAAATACTGT ATGCTAACTCCGGGTCCAGTAGAGACTGGGCTAGGCTGCTGGGCATTCCCTTCTCCTACACCTTTGAGCTGAGGGACAAAG GGGAGTTTGGCCACCTGCTCCCAGAGGATCAGATCAAGCCCGCCTGTGAGGAGGCCTACGTGGGGGtcacctccatcctctcctaCGTGTACGACAAGAACTTCAACGACAAACtgcccaccgccgccgccaccgcctgcGTGCACGCCACTGGGCTCATCGTCATGACGACACTGGCTACACTCCTCGTTACGTTGGGATCTGTGTGA